A stretch of Rhodoferax potami DNA encodes these proteins:
- the rimP gene encoding ribosome maturation factor RimP, with product MALQDIVEQTVAGLGYDLIEIERSAGGLLRITIDLPWVAPVEDQPIVEQFINVEDCEKVNRQLQFALEVDGIEYKRLEISSPGIDRPLRHVQDFERFAGQVIDITLKAPMGAAANGQVSANRKKFRGTLERVPAADGSTGWQIVWSDAPEPKPGQKVSKKRVPPPLQALGFALDELREARLAPIVNFKGRNGQAQVDDV from the coding sequence GTGGCATTACAGGACATCGTTGAACAAACCGTAGCAGGGCTGGGATATGACTTGATTGAGATCGAGCGCTCCGCCGGTGGCTTGCTGCGCATTACCATCGATTTGCCCTGGGTTGCCCCTGTTGAAGACCAGCCGATTGTGGAGCAGTTCATCAATGTCGAGGACTGCGAAAAAGTCAACCGCCAGTTGCAGTTTGCGCTGGAGGTGGATGGCATTGAATACAAGCGCCTAGAAATTTCGTCGCCGGGTATCGACCGGCCCTTGCGTCATGTGCAAGATTTCGAGCGTTTTGCTGGCCAAGTGATCGACATCACCCTGAAGGCACCCATGGGTGCGGCTGCCAATGGGCAGGTCAGTGCCAATCGCAAGAAATTTCGCGGCACGTTGGAGCGGGTTCCTGCTGCTGACGGCAGCACTGGTTGGCAAATCGTGTGGAGCGATGCGCCCGAGCCCAAGCCTGGTCAAAAAGTAAGTAAAAAGCGCGTTCCGCCACCTTTGCAGGCTCTGGGCTTTGCACTGGATGAACTGCGCGAGGCCCGTTTGGCGCCGATTGTGAATTTCAAAGGCCGTAACGGTCAGGCGCAAGTGGACGATGTCTGA